One part of the Rutidosis leptorrhynchoides isolate AG116_Rl617_1_P2 chromosome 1, CSIRO_AGI_Rlap_v1, whole genome shotgun sequence genome encodes these proteins:
- the LOC139864041 gene encoding uncharacterized protein, protein MGTSSRKSSTPVLPLTSAFQRSSSPSGRFGKYSSAFAAEVSSPFASSSSSSFYSSPSPNHVYNRSSSPTRVNLHGFAPVTSSSVRFSLGSRSGSPNRSMAMNPRDQVVRKQNVANPLKNLPKKTCMCSPTTHPGSFRCSLHKNYNTSHGITYSPNRLNARRSAMTNSLVRIGTVEGGDLVKRALAALIRPSSHQQRLRSAFEPRPSRLSIMSKADDYL, encoded by the coding sequence atgGGGACATCATCTAGAAAATCATCCACACCGGTCTTACCTTTAACATCTGCGTTTCAACGATCAAGTTCACCGTCCGGAAGATTCGGAAAATACTCGTCGGCGTTCGCCGCCGAAGTTTCGTCGCCGTTCGCGTCGTCAAGTAGCTCGAGCTTTTACTCGTCTCCGTCACCGAATCATGTTTACAACCGTTCGTCATCACCGACACGTGTAAACCTTCACGGTTTTGCTCCGGTGACGTCATCATCGGTTAGGTTTTCATTAGGCAGCAGATCTGGATCTCCAAACCGTTCAATGGCAATGAATCCTCGAGAtcaagttgtaagaaaacaaaacgTTGCTAATCCGTTGAAGAATTTGCCGAAGAAGACGTGTATGTGTTCTCCGACGACGCATCCAGGATCGTTCCGGTGTAGCTTACATAAAAATTACAATACGAGTCATGGAATTACGTATTCACCGAACCGATTGAACGCTCGTAGATCTGCGATGACGAATTCATTAGTTCGAATCGGAACTGTTGAAGGTGGAGATCTGGTAAAACGAGCGTTAGCGGCGTTGATCCGGCCGTCTTCTCATCAACAACGACTGAGATCGGCGTTTGAACCTAGACCTAGCCGGCTATCAATTATGTCTAAAGCCGATGACTACTTATGA